AAATGGGTTATGTAATGTTTTATACAAAAATTTCCAATTCCACTGTCTTGTGTTTTCCTGTTGAAAATACTTTTGCATTTTTCCTTTGAGTGCCAATTTCTTACTAGTACTATTTCTTAATGTAACATGTTTACCTGGAatgtattttaactatttttgtaTAGTGTAAACTGAAACATGCACATTTTgtacattgtgctttttttttttgtgggacaTATGCAGTGTGATCCAGTTGTTTTCCATCGTTTGGTTGCGCTGACCTAGGAATGTTGGTCATAtcaaacattaaatttaaaaatgaccactcttaattaaaattaacttttaaatgtttataggAGTATGTGCTGTGAAGTGATCtgaaatttgtaatatttttgtcaTGAACTGTACTGCTCCTAATTATtgtaatgtaataaaaatagTTATGGTGACTATCATagtttgtactcttttttttaatttttaattatttatttattttttttttggccgtgccgcacagcttttggatcttagttccccgaccagggatcaaacctgggcccacagcagtgaaagtgccaagtcctaaccactggaccgccagggaattcccagtagtGTGTACTTCTTGATGGAAATTTGAAACATTAGCCCCATAATTGATATGGGGTAGTTTATAAGCCACAGACGCTATAGTATATtagtaaatctttttttgcaGCTTGTAAGTTGGATATATTCTTTATGAAAGGTGCTGTGAAAATTATGTAAAGGTTTAAGTGTTTGCTTGAAACCACGTTAGGTTTAGGTCCTGTGCCATGTTAACTCGTTTAGAAGTGGATGCAAAACAAATCTGCCTTTATGACAAAAGAATAGAATAACATTacttattactttttattgaagaAGGTAATTGATACACAACGGGTGATTTGTTTTAAGGCCCAAAGGCAGCCAGTGGCAAAAattaataatggaaataattaGATAGGTATATATATGTGATGCCAGTTGCTGGCAGGCTGTTTCGAGTTCAGAAGTAATCTTACTCTATACTTATTACTTCTACTAACTGCACTTAAATCATTCTTTTGCAGTGAACCTTGACTCTGTGCTGTTAATGTACCAAATGGGGTCAAAAATAAGGAACTCCTTCAAAAGTTAAGGGCAATAAACTTGCAAGAAATTATTTTGCTTACTTAAATGTGCATTAAACGGCATTCTTTTTTCAGTAAAATGCAGAGATGGGCTaagaattggcaaaaattaagtacattatattttcattcaaaattgGGGGCTCATCAATTTTTAATTGGTAGTTGGCAGCATCATATAGTTAAATTGCTATTTTAGTATAAAAATTGAGCATAAAGGTTGCTGATAAAGCTCTCAGTTTGAACAGAAGTGGAAACCTATTTTAGTTCAGTAaagtatttttaacaaaatgtattaccttgacattttagaattatttttgtaGTAGCTGGTATACATAAACAGCTGGCACTGATTTTCAAATTATAGTAATAGTGATCAGTTAGTTTTGTTGGTATCTGAGTAATAGCGTTGTTTCATAGCTCTATATTTCTTAAGGAAGTATAATGCTTCTAGTTCTTTCATTACAAATTGGCCTTGTTCAATAAGTTCTTTGATCTTCTCTGGGTCCTTCACatctttgtttttaaggaaaacaCTCTTCAGACGCCTTTTAAAATAGTCTGCTCCTTTTGGATAGTCTCGTCCAAGATACAgcagcttaaaaaagaaagattatataTTTCTAAACAATCTATGtcatataacatttataaaattggcAACATaattacttacatttttataaagattCAGTACTTCTCCTCTTAAAGAACTGGCCATTTGCACGTATCATGGAAAGTATTCACTTTTACATTTAATGtacctaaagaaaaagaaaaatttttacaaataacTGCATTGTAGtcttaaaaaagaatcaaagaaaaagGATTTTACACATTGGTAAAATGGTaccctttcttttcattcaataaatatttattaagcacttttaTGTTCCATGCACTGAGATGTAGCTATGAATGCGTCAGATGAGATACCTACTCTCACAGAACTAACATCTCCAGAGGGGTATACTACAAACAATATTATGAATTGTGGTAAGTTCTATGAAGGAAACAGGACAACTACAGAAAATGGATTGGCAAAGCTGGATATGTAGGTGTACCTCCTTGTATACCAGAGTGGAATGAATTAGGTAGAActagatttgaatcccagctgcaTAGTGTTGTacaggttacttaacctttctgagcctcagttttcttgtcagAAGGAGAATTGCCTTTACCCTGCTTTCAAGGCAAGGCTAAAACAGGACACTGGGAAGAGGCCTGATCAAATCAAGAGTGCCCTCCTAAGAAAGGCTAAAGAGGCAAAACTGGGTGTGAGGGTCAAGCAGGTTCACAACTAACAGGAGATGGGCAGTAAGATCGGTGGTGAAGAGGCCAAGTGAACAACCCATAAGGGGCTACACGAGGAGCCGGCGACATCCAGTGGGACAGATAAGCTTCTTTATGTGTACTTGGTTCGTGCTGCTAGGGAGAGGCAGCTCTGTAAAGGCACCATGACAGCCTCACCAGAAAATAATTCCCAATACTTGGGACGGCCAATCAGTGGTCAGGATAGGTGATTCAACTGTAACCAGGACAACAGTTGCAAAAAACAGGGTATACCTCTCTGAGGAGGGAGCCCTGGGGGTGAGcactttttaaactgttttacaAACATACTTGAAAGGCTCCTGCTGCCAGTACAGCAACTAAGTGAAGACCTTTTCTTGCTGAAGTTTATAAATCTGCTTCTCTGGCTCCtctttcttagggaaaaaaaatcacataggaGCCAACATTATTTCCATGTTAATACTTGTATACTTATCCTGTTTACTAACAATTTATGAGTTAGCTCACATTACAAGCATACAACGTAGCAGAGCAATTTTTCTGAGTTTATTAATATTAGCTTTCTTGTTTTCCTCCAAATTgctatttttctgcttttgtctGTTATCACTTCTGAGCTTTCCTCCAGAAAAGGTAGTCCTTTTCAATCTGCTCCTACAaatgaaaggacaaaaaaaacTTCAGAAGATCTGCATACATGGTTGCAGCTTAGGGACTTTGGGCTTTACTTAGGGTGATCTGAGTGGACCCTTTATCGGGGAACCTCTGATGTTAGTATCTTAGATGGTTCTCCTCAGCTGGTCAGATTCCCCAGAGAAAAGTCTTCCAATCTTCTGAGCATTTGCTAATGTAACATTAAGAAGCAGAAGAGGAACCAGGGCCTTGCATTCAGCATTATGTATACCCAAACTCACCTAATCTGCTTCCAGTGTGGTTTTGGTATACTTAGTATGCCTGAGGACACCCCACTCCAGAGACTAGTATTATTTTGTCCAGAAATAAAACCTCCAGTCTTCTGTGGGAGTGAGGGGTCAGACACTTAGGGGTGGTTTTCAAAAAGCTTTCACTTCATcctctctgatttacttcattcttcatttccaattaCAGTGGCCCTGTTCCAGTGCCTTTTGAGCAATATGCAGTATAAACTGGGCTTTTCTAGTGTGCTAGGTCACATTCATCTGTTTTGCAGCTTCTGAAGTTTTACTGTTGTcatctcctcttctatttttcttttatttttaaattgctttactGAAGATTTAATGGTTTTGGAAGGGAGTGAAATTAGATGAGTGTATTTAACTGGGTACATCAACAccgaatttcatttttaaaacttttttttttttttgctgagagccatttttcatgtgttttaatCTTACTGAAGAATGATGACTCTTAAGAACcttgtgcttttaaaataattgtaaattaAATCTACATTCGATGTAATTTAAAATTGCAAATTATAAGCTGTTTAATTCCTGGCAAAGAGCATAGCTCTATTTAATTCACAATTTGTAATTTGTAAAACTGTTTAGAAATGTGGCTTAAATCATCCTCTTTAGCTGTTGCCCTctttacaaattatatataataaaggaCCTGCCCAGCAAAAAAGTAGCTGCTGTGACTAAGGTAAGCTTGTCCCATTCTTTGATATGTTACTTTATGAGTTAAGAAAGTTTGTTATTGCATGCTGACCTTCAGgcatttcagtttattttagCCTTTGGGAGAAATAGGTTTCCTTGGGTTCAGTATTGGTGAACAATTTAAATGCAGCAGGGACCTGGGGCTGTTCCTTAACCCTGCATGAAGTCATGGAGGTTACTGTTCTTTGTAGAGAGCCAAACAAGTTAGCGACTGAGAGAAGTCCCCCATCTTCCTGAGAATCTAGATGGGGATGGGCATACAATCCATAGTGATAGCTCTTTCCCAATGACTTGTGGGCCAAGGAGGTAAGACGTAACTAACTCCAGTTCTGGGTTAAGTCATTTAACTAGGGGTTATGGTGTCTAGAACTGTTATTAGTCACTGTTCTCCATGAAGTTCTGACTTGACTCAAACAGATGAAGCACATTTCCCCAAAGTAGTTAAGCCTAAAAAGCTTCACACAAAAATGTATCCCAATACACTTGCAGCACCAAAGAATACATAATCCAAGAGGTAGGTGGCAAGAGCGCTTGCCCCAAAAAGCTTGTATACTGCTTGGTCTAGGCCTACCTAGAAGCCAGATTATAAAAGTGAGTTGAAAGGCGATGGCTGTGTATGTTCATACGGGGGAGGTACTACACCTGTCTGAAGGTAACAAAGAGAACAGGAACTGGGCCTTCTTCCGCAGCTTGTAAGAGAAGTAGTAGAGAAGAACTAAACAAGCTCACTGGTATAATCTCACAGCACAGTGGCCCCCCAAAACACAGTCCAGCCTGTTTTAACACATCCACAGCAAATCCTTCTCCCTAGGAGGGAAGCTGGTGGAATGAGAACTTGAGCAAGTCTCTCCTCTAGAAGCCCACCATTTTACAGTTGTTTGTGATTACCATCACACCTCCTTACCCGCATCAGAATCGACTGAGCTTTTGTATCATAAATATTAGTACCTTCgttgaaaaactaaaacaaaagctTAGTTCCACACCACACAGCTTCAGAACTCTATATGAAGTCGACGTTAAGACGTTTTAATCTTGCTACCAGGGATGTGGAGGCGAGGTGTCATAGCTATGACACAGTTTGGATTTCTGTGGGGAGAATAACACTTTAACCCACAAAGACCAGCTCAGTAATACTGATTTACTAATAATACCTTTAGTCAATGAAAGTGCAAGGGACAGCGcattataaaatgagaattcaGAGATGAGAAATGGTGGCAATAATTTGAAAGCATTTCATGTCTTGTCAGGCTAAAACAGGGTTTAGATGTAAAATCACAGAGAATTCAGACAGGCTTTGGAAGGACCTTAATTTCTCAATCTCTTAATTTCTTCTAGTTTTCCTGTTGGTCTAAATTGCCAGAGTTTCATGCGGGGAGACTGACATTCGAAGGGTTGTGCTACTGGTTGGTACAGTTAATCTGTGACCTTGACCCTGGGCACATAATTTAGCGAGTCTTGCTGGGTCTCAGAGACCGCCACCTGTAAGCAATACTTTACCCAGGAACTGCTTCAAATCATTTCCAGTTCTTGTTTAGAGCGCCTCTAAGGAAAAACGGCATATACCTTGCGTGCCCAGGAAGTAAACAGAACCAGGTGCAGGGAGAAGAATCCGAAGGTTATTAATTTCGAAATAAACAACCCTCTGGGGGCCAATTTATTTACCTCTTTTTCTAAACTGCCAATGGAGCCCCGCCCCACGCTGGTCTAAGCGGTGGCGGCCCAGGCAGCCGAGCCGGTGTCAGTCACTCGACCCAGTCGCGTAGC
The Globicephala melas chromosome 10, mGloMel1.2, whole genome shotgun sequence genome window above contains:
- the ETFRF1 gene encoding electron transfer flavoprotein regulatory factor 1; translation: MASSLRGEVLNLYKNLLYLGRDYPKGADYFKRRLKSVFLKNKDVKDPEKIKELIEQGQFVMKELEALYFLKKYRAMKQRYYSDTNKTN